A part of Deinococcus detaillensis genomic DNA contains:
- a CDS encoding DUF4097 family beta strand repeat-containing protein: protein MSLHSVLSRGLNFSAFALLLSSAALAATPYNSVNLTLKQELGNLSLSANTKASPIMGVSKPTVKNGVAYISASHSMGDWAIGLSPKLPLSLTLNRQQGDAALDLRSLKLSALSITQQLGDLTLKLPTATLQATLTQTQGDTTITLPSNVGLRLDVKKFTQGTLVISGKTVADGFNFSGVYMTANYDSATYKVDMTINKEQGSLTVK, encoded by the coding sequence ATGTCCTTACATTCTGTTCTTAGCCGTGGGCTGAATTTTTCAGCATTTGCCTTGCTTCTCAGCAGCGCAGCACTGGCTGCCACGCCGTACAACAGCGTCAACCTCACGCTCAAACAGGAGTTGGGAAATTTGTCGCTCAGCGCCAATACTAAGGCTTCACCCATCATGGGTGTCAGCAAACCCACCGTCAAGAACGGCGTGGCTTACATCAGCGCGTCACACTCGATGGGCGACTGGGCCATCGGCCTGAGTCCAAAACTCCCCCTCAGCTTGACCTTAAACCGACAACAAGGCGACGCCGCACTTGATCTACGCTCACTTAAACTTTCGGCGCTCAGCATTACTCAGCAGCTCGGCGACCTTACTTTGAAGCTTCCTACTGCCACTTTGCAGGCGACGCTCACCCAAACGCAAGGCGACACGACCATTACTTTGCCGAGCAATGTAGGTCTGCGCTTGGATGTCAAAAAATTTACCCAAGGCACGCTCGTTATCAGCGGCAAAACTGTAGCAGACGGGTTTAACTTTAGCGGCGTTTATATGACTGCCAACTATGACAGTGCCACCTATAAAGTGGATATGACCATCAACAAAGAACAAGGCAGTTTGACGGTCAAGTAA
- a CDS encoding pyridoxal phosphate-dependent aminotransferase: protein MPSLHARTSLSAESIFSRMSRLALQHGAINLGQGFPSNPPPTFLLEAARQAVGTVDQYSPPIGLPLLREAVAQDLKVKAEQVVITCGATEAMLALAQTLYGAGDEVIAFEPVFDIYVPQTEIVGAKFVGVPMVLGAAGWELDIDALRQAITPRTKALIINSPFNPTGSIFTRAELQAVVDLARQHDFWLISDEVYDELYYAERPISLRTLAPERTFTVGSAGKRLEATGWRIGWIITPEGLASEVAGLHQWTTFCAPAPLQAAVASALIEARENGFYDQLRASYEARMQSLAAGLRQLGAEVFTPQGTYFLTARLPNVNTEELVIGGGVAVIPMSAFYRQHPAPPYMMRFAFCKKEDEIQEALRRLKTFLEY from the coding sequence ATGCCCAGCTTGCACGCCCGCACGTCCCTCTCTGCCGAAAGCATTTTCTCGCGCATGAGCCGCCTCGCCCTCCAGCACGGTGCAATCAATTTGGGACAGGGCTTTCCCAGCAACCCGCCGCCCACTTTTTTGCTGGAAGCCGCTAGACAAGCGGTGGGCACAGTGGATCAGTATTCGCCGCCGATTGGCTTGCCCCTCCTGCGAGAGGCAGTCGCCCAAGACCTAAAGGTGAAAGCGGAACAAGTGGTTATCACCTGCGGCGCAACCGAGGCAATGCTGGCGCTGGCACAAACGCTCTACGGCGCGGGCGATGAGGTGATCGCCTTTGAACCCGTCTTTGACATTTACGTGCCGCAAACCGAAATTGTCGGCGCGAAGTTCGTCGGCGTACCGATGGTACTGGGCGCAGCTGGCTGGGAGTTGGATATTGATGCACTTCGGCAGGCCATCACCCCGCGTACCAAAGCGCTTATTATTAACAGCCCCTTTAACCCCACCGGCAGCATTTTTACACGGGCCGAGTTGCAAGCGGTGGTAGATCTGGCCCGCCAGCACGACTTTTGGCTGATCAGCGACGAAGTGTATGACGAACTGTATTACGCCGAGCGGCCCATATCGCTGCGCACACTGGCCCCCGAACGTACCTTTACGGTGGGCAGCGCGGGCAAGCGCTTAGAAGCGACTGGCTGGCGCATCGGCTGGATCATTACGCCCGAGGGCCTTGCTTCCGAAGTCGCGGGCCTGCATCAGTGGACAACGTTTTGCGCCCCTGCGCCCCTTCAAGCGGCGGTGGCTTCGGCACTCATAGAGGCGCGGGAAAACGGCTTTTACGATCAATTGCGGGCCAGTTATGAGGCCCGAATGCAAAGTTTGGCGGCGGGGTTGCGCCAGCTAGGCGCGGAAGTGTTCACGCCGCAGGGCACTTACTTTCTGACCGCCCGCTTGCCGAATGTCAACACCGAAGAACTGGTGATCGGGGGCGGCGTGGCGGTGATTCCCATGAGCGCCTTTTACCGCCAGCATCCTGCACCGCCCTATATGATGCGGTTTGCTTTTTGCAAAAAAGAAGATGAGATTCAGGAAGCGCTGCGGCGGCTCAAAACTTTTTTGGAGTACTAG
- a CDS encoding HAD-IA family hydrolase, which translates to MPFEQVRPLMGMGGDKIIPKLTGIDADSKQGKSLIRGWSEAFRKVISMTSGEVEASKPDADIVAVALRKFGIPASAALMVGDTHYDAEAAQKAGVRYVLLRRSGGNMNVPGEFYDDELLLEVLENLTFSAD; encoded by the coding sequence ATGCCCTTTGAACAAGTCCGCCCCCTGATGGGCATGGGCGGCGACAAGATCATTCCTAAGCTGACCGGCATAGACGCAGACAGCAAACAGGGCAAATCGCTGATCAGAGGCTGGAGCGAGGCTTTTAGAAAGGTAATTTCCATGACTTCAGGCGAAGTGGAGGCCAGCAAACCTGACGCCGACATCGTGGCGGTGGCGCTGAGGAAGTTCGGCATACCTGCCAGCGCTGCGCTGATGGTTGGAGATACCCACTACGACGCCGAGGCGGCTCAGAAGGCGGGCGTGCGCTACGTTCTGCTGAGGAGGAGTGGAGGCAACATGAACGTGCCGGGTGAGTTTTATGATGATGAGTTGCTACTCGAAGTTTTGGAAAACCTTACGTTCAGCGCCGACTGA
- a CDS encoding carboxylesterase/lipase family protein produces MKWKTAIFLSVSWLSTALAQTSTPVTADKVTVQTTQGAVIGTQGTVNTFLGLPYAAPPLGDLRWKPPQPPTSWIAPRSATTFSSQCPQAVIGLFALPGETPGEVRGNEDCLYLNVYAPKTATPQSHLPVMFWIHGGAFTAGSASTYDGSILAEKNDMVVVTVNYRLGALGFLSLPALSAESGGESGNYGLMDQQAALKWVRQNIAAFGGDPQRVTVAGESAGAMSICAQLTSPQAAGLFEGAILQSGLCTSPGNAVTLADAAQRNVRYASNLGCRADDLVCLRNVDPAKLALTKVPGLRPASNLVWSPVYASGLLPLTLQDAFAQGKFSRIPVMSGTNHDEGRLFVSVASPEGKPISPVLYWGAAGLTAGAGNAVNVLSKYPYRRYGTPALAFATLFTDAVFSCPALRVDDALSQYVPVYAFEFADPQAATTIKSPADLPGMGSAHSSSLVYAFQTSVPGLADSAQLSPAQRSLSDLFSSAWATFVKTGNPNPVGKTDWRAYSSERQNVQVFTPSSVQESTAFAAEHQCPFWLGLNLK; encoded by the coding sequence ATGAAATGGAAAACCGCCATATTCCTCTCGGTGAGCTGGTTATCCACGGCACTGGCGCAGACATCCACCCCAGTGACCGCAGATAAAGTGACCGTGCAGACGACTCAGGGAGCCGTGATCGGAACTCAGGGAACAGTCAATACTTTTTTGGGCCTGCCTTACGCCGCGCCGCCGCTCGGGGATTTGCGCTGGAAGCCGCCGCAGCCGCCCACGAGTTGGATAGCCCCCCGTTCAGCAACCACTTTCAGTTCACAGTGTCCACAGGCCGTCATCGGTTTGTTCGCCCTGCCCGGCGAGACGCCCGGTGAGGTCAGGGGCAATGAGGACTGCTTATATCTGAACGTGTACGCGCCCAAAACGGCCACACCGCAAAGCCACCTGCCAGTCATGTTCTGGATTCACGGCGGCGCTTTTACTGCCGGGTCGGCCAGCACCTATGACGGCAGCATTCTGGCCGAGAAAAATGACATGGTGGTGGTGACGGTCAATTACCGTCTGGGAGCACTGGGCTTCCTCTCGCTGCCTGCGCTAAGTGCCGAAAGCGGTGGCGAATCGGGCAACTACGGCCTGATGGATCAGCAGGCCGCTTTGAAGTGGGTACGGCAAAACATTGCGGCATTCGGCGGCGATCCGCAGCGGGTGACAGTGGCCGGGGAATCCGCCGGGGCCATGAGCATCTGCGCTCAGCTCACTTCACCGCAGGCCGCCGGACTCTTCGAGGGGGCCATTCTTCAAAGTGGGCTGTGTACCAGTCCCGGCAACGCGGTGACGCTCGCAGACGCAGCGCAGCGCAATGTCCGTTACGCCAGCAATCTGGGGTGCCGCGCCGATGACTTGGTTTGTCTGCGAAACGTTGATCCGGCCAAGCTCGCGCTGACCAAGGTGCCGGGGCTCAGGCCCGCCAGCAATCTGGTGTGGTCGCCCGTCTACGCTTCGGGCCTGCTGCCCCTGACCTTGCAAGACGCCTTCGCGCAGGGCAAATTCAGCCGCATTCCCGTGATGAGCGGTACCAACCACGACGAGGGCCGCCTGTTTGTCTCGGTGGCCTCTCCAGAGGGAAAACCGATCAGCCCAGTGCTGTACTGGGGCGCGGCGGGCCTGACAGCGGGAGCAGGCAACGCGGTGAATGTGCTCTCAAAATATCCCTACCGCCGCTACGGCACGCCCGCGCTGGCTTTCGCAACCTTGTTTACCGACGCTGTATTCAGCTGCCCAGCGCTGCGCGTCGATGACGCTTTGTCGCAGTACGTTCCGGTGTACGCTTTTGAGTTCGCTGATCCCCAAGCGGCCACCACCATCAAGTCACCCGCTGACCTGCCAGGAATGGGATCGGCGCATTCCAGCAGTCTGGTCTACGCCTTCCAGACCAGCGTCCCCGGACTGGCCGATTCGGCTCAGCTCAGCCCGGCGCAGCGCTCGCTCTCCGATCTCTTCAGCTCAGCGTGGGCGACTTTTGTCAAGACGGGCAACCCCAATCCAGTGGGCAAGACGGATTGGCGGGCCTATAGCAGTGAGCGGCAAAACGTGCAGGTCTTTACGCCCAGCAGCGTACAGGAAAGCACCGCCTTCGCCGCCGAGCACCAATGCCCTTTTTGGCTGGGACTGAATCTGAAATAA
- a CDS encoding NADH-quinone oxidoreductase subunit N has protein sequence MLPILITLLGAIAATLLGFFLPRRAITVISMVTLVLSGVSMVTLWNGGLTSFDGSLQADNVALSIGLIILLGSLMTLLVSFDTAARAKLAFPEFDALLLYAVTGTLLIAFSGDLVTMLIGLEVMSLSGYVIATLQNSRRAEEAGMKYFLLGAVGSATLIYGIALVYGATGTFNYVGIRDATAGLQVQNVSLLVVGALLLLCGFGFKVALAPFHQWTPDLYSGAPTVVGLFLSTVVKVAAFAGMLRVFGGAMQNVPAWAGVMQILIIATIVIGNLGALFQTNFKRLMAYSAVAHTGFLALALLANPATGGPALTYYLLVYTLMTAGAFAVLAALQRTEEGFSLDDMRGLFYRHPAYAVALAVCLASLAGLPPFAGFMGKYLAFQAAFQAGYVGLTLIAAMGSVAALIYYLRPAMLMFMHDRTPAREYPGERTPTTAAVVLGVVGVTVLGVLPNLAYGLVANPAIWTVLAGR, from the coding sequence ATGCTGCCGATTCTGATTACCTTGCTCGGCGCAATCGCGGCCACCTTGCTGGGCTTTTTCTTGCCGCGCCGCGCCATCACGGTCATCAGCATGGTCACGCTGGTTTTGTCGGGTGTCAGCATGGTCACGCTCTGGAACGGCGGTCTGACTTCGTTTGACGGCAGTTTGCAGGCCGATAACGTGGCGCTTTCTATCGGCCTGATTATTCTGCTCGGCTCGCTGATGACCCTGCTGGTCAGCTTCGACACGGCCGCCCGCGCCAAGCTGGCCTTTCCAGAATTTGACGCGTTGCTGCTCTACGCCGTGACCGGCACGCTGCTGATCGCTTTTTCCGGTGATCTAGTCACCATGCTGATTGGCCTGGAAGTTATGAGTTTATCGGGTTACGTGATCGCCACCCTGCAAAACAGCCGCCGCGCCGAGGAAGCGGGCATGAAGTACTTCCTGCTCGGCGCAGTCGGCAGCGCCACGCTGATTTACGGCATCGCTCTGGTCTACGGCGCAACCGGCACCTTCAACTACGTGGGCATCCGCGACGCGACGGCGGGCTTACAAGTTCAAAACGTCAGTTTGCTGGTGGTCGGCGCACTCCTGCTGCTGTGCGGATTCGGTTTCAAAGTCGCGCTGGCTCCCTTTCACCAGTGGACTCCGGATCTGTATTCGGGTGCGCCTACCGTCGTCGGCCTCTTTCTGAGCACGGTGGTCAAAGTGGCCGCTTTTGCCGGAATGCTGCGCGTTTTCGGCGGGGCCATGCAAAATGTTCCGGCTTGGGCCGGCGTGATGCAAATCCTGATTATTGCCACCATCGTGATAGGCAATCTCGGGGCACTCTTCCAAACCAATTTCAAGCGCCTGATGGCCTACTCGGCAGTGGCCCACACCGGCTTTCTGGCGCTGGCTTTGCTGGCCAATCCGGCGACGGGCGGCCCGGCCCTGACCTATTACCTGCTGGTCTACACCCTTATGACGGCGGGTGCGTTTGCGGTCTTGGCAGCCCTCCAGCGCACCGAGGAAGGCTTTTCGCTCGACGACATGCGCGGCCTGTTTTACCGCCATCCGGCTTACGCGGTGGCGCTGGCGGTTTGCCTCGCCTCGCTGGCGGGCTTACCGCCGTTCGCGGGCTTCATGGGCAAATATCTGGCGTTTCAGGCCGCCTTCCAAGCCGGCTACGTCGGCCTGACTCTCATCGCGGCGATGGGCAGTGTGGCGGCGCTGATTTATTACCTTCGTCCCGCCATGCTGATGTTCATGCATGACCGTACCCCTGCCCGCGAGTATCCGGGCGAGCGCACGCCCACCACCGCCGCTGTGGTGTTGGGCGTGGTCGGCGTCACTGTGCTGGGCGTCCTGCCGAATCTGGCCTACGGCTTGGTTGCCAATCCGGCGATTTGGACGGTTTTGGCGGGGCGGTAG
- a CDS encoding NADH-quinone oxidoreductase subunit M: protein MIHFFIFLPVLASLLIFLVPVRWREEFAGAAAGLTLAGGLWSWSVGGLSYYSVPWIPALGVTYSVQMDGVSLLLGIVTAFMTLIAIIYAGKRIPNPGTMLSLILMMETGLLGIYAARDLVLFYVFFEDALIPALLMLAIYGKANRMAALVKFAAYTLFGSLLMLISIIGLKYYGGSPTFALVDLQAHPVTGTLQTWLFLGFLAAMAVKLPLFPMHAWLPDFHAQNHDSGVADVMGTLYKVGAYGLFRFAVVLFPDAMLEFRPILMGLAAFTALYAAWIAFSQTDWKRLLAYAGLSHMGFVGLGIFSMNETAMIGALFLLAFQNIYTGALFLAAGMLQERVGSLSTKVGGIMTQAGALSGMTMTLWFASIGVPGLVGFVGEFSILLGAYQVSPWLAFIAGLTTIAAAAYGLTAFQTTYWQVRPAGAVLAHDLKDLDWLILGAPIAVSIFFGVYSGPALALVQPVVRTWMAGLGGGL from the coding sequence ATGATCCACTTCTTCATCTTCTTGCCCGTTCTCGCCAGCTTGCTGATCTTCCTGGTGCCGGTGCGCTGGCGTGAGGAGTTCGCGGGCGCAGCGGCGGGCCTGACCTTGGCGGGCGGGCTGTGGTCTTGGTCAGTCGGCGGACTGTCGTATTACTCGGTTCCGTGGATTCCGGCGCTGGGCGTTACTTACAGCGTGCAGATGGACGGTGTCAGCTTGCTGCTCGGCATCGTCACCGCCTTCATGACCCTGATCGCCATCATCTACGCCGGAAAACGCATTCCCAACCCCGGCACCATGCTCTCGCTGATCCTGATGATGGAAACCGGACTGTTGGGCATTTATGCTGCCCGCGATTTGGTGTTGTTTTATGTTTTCTTCGAGGACGCGCTGATTCCCGCTCTGCTCATGCTGGCTATTTACGGCAAAGCCAACCGAATGGCCGCCCTCGTCAAATTCGCGGCCTACACCTTGTTCGGCAGTTTGCTGATGCTGATCTCTATCATTGGCCTCAAGTATTACGGTGGCAGCCCTACCTTTGCGCTCGTGGACTTGCAAGCGCATCCGGTCACCGGCACTTTGCAAACGTGGCTGTTTCTGGGCTTTTTGGCAGCGATGGCCGTCAAGCTCCCGCTCTTTCCGATGCACGCCTGGCTGCCCGATTTCCACGCCCAAAACCACGACAGCGGTGTGGCTGACGTGATGGGCACGCTCTACAAAGTCGGCGCTTACGGCCTGTTCCGTTTCGCGGTGGTGCTGTTTCCCGACGCCATGCTGGAATTCCGCCCGATTCTGATGGGCTTGGCGGCCTTCACCGCCCTTTACGCGGCCTGGATCGCCTTCTCCCAAACCGATTGGAAGCGGCTCTTGGCCTATGCGGGCTTAAGTCACATGGGCTTTGTCGGGCTGGGTATCTTCTCCATGAACGAAACCGCCATGATCGGAGCGCTCTTTTTGCTGGCCTTCCAGAACATCTACACCGGCGCTCTGTTCCTGGCCGCCGGAATGCTTCAGGAGCGGGTCGGCAGCCTCAGCACCAAGGTAGGCGGGATCATGACCCAGGCCGGAGCGCTGAGCGGTATGACCATGACCCTCTGGTTCGCTTCCATCGGCGTGCCCGGCTTGGTCGGCTTCGTGGGCGAGTTCAGCATTTTGCTAGGCGCTTATCAGGTCTCTCCCTGGCTCGCTTTTATCGCCGGCCTGACCACCATCGCCGCCGCCGCTTACGGCCTGACGGCCTTCCAAACGACCTACTGGCAAGTTCGGCCCGCTGGCGCGGTGCTGGCACATGACCTGAAGGATTTGGACTGGCTCATATTGGGGGCTCCGATTGCGGTGTCGATTTTCTTCGGCGTCTACAGCGGCCCGGCTTTGGCGTTGGTGCAGCCGGTCGTCAGGACTTGGATGGCCGGACTGGGAGGAGGACTGTGA
- the nuoL gene encoding NADH-quinone oxidoreductase subunit L: MALYWLPLLPLIGFALLICGGKWFSGTSGGWLGSGLIGAAFVVALIRFFGLSDVPAHETLWTWLPNMALGTAGISANLKIGFYLDQLSSVMTLVITGVGFLIHVYSISYMRGDARFTRFFAFMNFFVAMMLILVLADSYPLMFVGWEGVGMASYLLIGFWFAGHKDHNAAEGVNNSNAARKAFIMNRIGDLGFMLGMFLIYKVFGTLVIPELAAQGATLLVTSRPLLELICLFLLVGAVGKSGQLPLTTWLPDAMAGPTPVSALIHAATMVTAGVYLIARSNFFYDLAPGASMWVAWAGGLTALYGALSALNQTDIKKILAYSTVSQLGYMFLAVGLHSYTAAIFHLVTHAFFKALLFLAAGAVIHALHEEQDVRKMGGLAKSMPFTHAVSAIGVLAITGIPIFAGFFSKDGILASAFAQNTPLYLIGLFVALLTAFYMGRWYFLVWRGSYRGDAQLHPHDGDALLSAPLGILAALATIGGFFNVPAFLFGGTHALDNFLGRAIPVHEHEIPVSTEWLITGIAVATGLIGLGWAFYDHRRSALQVGPLGQTSLQALYLDRFYNAVIGGGSRVISQGLDVMDNGVDGAMSGIARNVGAPGWLVTVWQSGFVRVYALSMLLGTALIVGYWALKAIGGGV, from the coding sequence ATGGCACTCTACTGGCTCCCCTTACTCCCCTTAATCGGCTTCGCGCTGCTGATTTGCGGTGGCAAATGGTTTAGCGGCACCTCCGGCGGCTGGCTCGGATCGGGCCTGATCGGCGCAGCTTTTGTCGTCGCCCTGATTCGCTTTTTCGGCCTCAGCGACGTTCCGGCTCACGAAACCCTCTGGACTTGGCTGCCCAATATGGCGCTCGGCACGGCCGGCATTTCGGCCAACTTGAAAATCGGCTTTTATCTCGATCAGCTTTCTTCGGTCATGACTTTGGTGATTACCGGCGTCGGCTTCCTGATTCACGTCTACTCCATCAGCTATATGCGCGGAGACGCCCGCTTTACCCGCTTCTTCGCTTTCATGAATTTCTTCGTGGCGATGATGCTGATTTTGGTGCTGGCCGATTCCTACCCGCTGATGTTTGTTGGCTGGGAAGGCGTGGGCATGGCCAGTTACCTGCTGATCGGCTTCTGGTTCGCCGGACACAAAGACCACAACGCCGCTGAGGGCGTCAATAACTCCAACGCCGCCCGCAAAGCCTTCATCATGAACCGCATCGGTGATTTGGGCTTCATGCTGGGCATGTTCCTGATTTACAAGGTCTTCGGCACGCTGGTGATTCCCGAACTCGCTGCACAGGGCGCGACTCTGCTGGTCACCTCGCGCCCGCTGCTCGAGCTGATATGCCTGTTCCTTTTGGTCGGCGCAGTCGGCAAAAGCGGCCAGCTTCCGCTCACCACTTGGCTGCCCGACGCGATGGCTGGCCCGACCCCCGTTTCGGCCCTGATTCACGCCGCCACGATGGTCACGGCAGGCGTCTACCTGATCGCCCGCAGCAATTTCTTCTACGACCTGGCCCCCGGCGCGAGCATGTGGGTGGCCTGGGCCGGTGGACTCACCGCCCTTTACGGCGCACTCTCGGCGCTCAATCAGACCGATATCAAGAAGATTCTGGCTTATTCCACCGTTTCGCAACTCGGTTACATGTTTTTGGCGGTGGGTTTGCACAGCTACACGGCGGCGATTTTTCACCTCGTCACCCACGCCTTCTTTAAGGCACTGCTGTTCCTCGCGGCGGGAGCGGTTATTCACGCCCTGCACGAAGAACAAGATGTCCGCAAAATGGGCGGCCTCGCCAAATCTATGCCGTTTACCCACGCGGTTTCAGCCATTGGTGTACTTGCCATCACCGGCATTCCGATTTTCGCGGGCTTTTTCTCCAAAGACGGCATCCTGGCTTCGGCCTTTGCCCAAAACACTCCGCTGTACCTGATCGGCTTGTTCGTGGCGCTGCTGACCGCCTTTTACATGGGCCGTTGGTATTTCCTGGTCTGGCGCGGCAGCTACCGGGGAGACGCCCAATTGCACCCCCACGACGGCGACGCCCTGTTGAGCGCTCCGCTGGGCATCTTGGCGGCGCTGGCGACCATCGGCGGCTTTTTCAATGTGCCCGCCTTCTTGTTCGGCGGCACTCACGCGCTGGACAATTTTCTGGGCCGAGCTATCCCCGTTCACGAACACGAAATCCCGGTCAGCACCGAGTGGCTCATCACCGGCATCGCGGTGGCCACTGGCCTAATCGGCCTCGGCTGGGCCTTTTACGATCACCGCCGGAGCGCCTTGCAAGTCGGGCCGCTGGGCCAAACCAGTTTGCAGGCGCTCTACCTCGACCGCTTTTACAATGCGGTCATCGGTGGGGGCAGCCGCGTCATTTCGCAGGGTCTGGACGTTATGGACAACGGCGTGGACGGAGCCATGTCGGGCATCGCCCGCAACGTCGGCGCTCCGGGCTGGCTGGTGACGGTCTGGCAAAGCGGCTTCGTGCGGGTCTACGCTCTGAGCATGCTGCTCGGCACAGCGCTGATCGTGGGTTACTGGGCGCTCAAAGCCATTGGGGGAGGCGTATGA
- the nuoK gene encoding NADH-quinone oxidoreductase subunit NuoK: protein MAEVPTAYYIALSGILFALGMIGVLTRRTAVMVFLSVELMLNAANLSLVAFARAWGDLVGQTAVFIVMTLAAAEVAIGLAIIVAIFRKRETTNVDDLASLKG, encoded by the coding sequence GTGGCTGAAGTTCCCACCGCCTACTACATCGCCCTGTCCGGCATTCTTTTTGCGCTGGGCATGATCGGCGTACTGACGCGCCGCACCGCCGTGATGGTCTTTTTATCGGTCGAGCTGATGCTCAACGCCGCCAACTTGTCCTTGGTGGCGTTTGCCCGCGCCTGGGGCGATCTGGTCGGCCAAACCGCAGTCTTTATCGTGATGACCCTCGCCGCCGCTGAAGTGGCGATTGGGCTGGCCATCATCGTGGCCATTTTCCGCAAACGCGAAACCACCAATGTGGACGATCTGGCGTCCCTCAAGGGGTAA
- a CDS encoding NADH-quinone oxidoreductase subunit J family protein, with protein MLTFLVLAVLTIAGGILTISARNAVHASLGLVGTLLMVAGIYATLNASFLAATQVIVYAGAVMVLFLFVIMLLDANRPVEEANPLPFIAPLAGVGGAILAGAFAILAFTYKDPRPLAESTAALANGAPGPVGETLLTRFLLPFEAVSILLLVAVVGSVALVQRPAVQADPEQTPELTALEGEVA; from the coding sequence GTGCTGACCTTCCTCGTTCTCGCTGTCCTGACCATCGCGGGCGGAATTTTGACCATCTCGGCGCGGAATGCGGTTCACGCTTCGCTGGGCTTGGTCGGCACTTTGCTGATGGTGGCGGGCATTTACGCCACCCTGAATGCCTCGTTTCTAGCCGCCACTCAGGTCATCGTCTACGCGGGCGCGGTGATGGTGCTGTTTCTCTTCGTCATCATGCTGCTGGACGCCAACCGCCCAGTCGAAGAAGCCAACCCGCTGCCCTTTATCGCGCCGCTGGCGGGCGTGGGCGGAGCGATTCTGGCGGGCGCGTTCGCTATTCTGGCCTTCACCTACAAAGACCCGCGTCCCCTGGCCGAAAGTACCGCTGCGCTGGCCAACGGCGCACCCGGCCCCGTCGGTGAAACCTTGCTGACCCGCTTTTTGTTGCCGTTTGAAGCGGTCAGTATTTTGCTGCTGGTGGCGGTGGTGGGTTCGGTGGCGTTGGTGCAGCGGCCCGCCGTGCAAGCTGACCCCGAGCAAACACCTGAACTGACTGCGCTGGAAGGAGAGGTGGCTTAA
- the nuoI gene encoding NADH-quinone oxidoreductase subunit NuoI: MGVLELAKGMGVTLGKLFSKPVTVSYPEQRASIKPRFRGRHILTRHPGTGLEKCIGCSLCAAACPSYAIYVEAAENDPANPTSPGERYASVYEINMLRCIFCGMCEEACPTGAVVMGNEFEMADYRYRDFVYAKEDMLVGVEGSIPQRREAAQKNQPVRVGFKVEGGPRAELEGVKYPT, translated from the coding sequence ATGGGCGTTCTAGAACTCGCCAAAGGCATGGGCGTCACGCTTGGCAAACTGTTTAGTAAGCCTGTTACCGTCAGTTATCCCGAGCAGCGGGCCAGCATCAAGCCGCGCTTCCGTGGGCGGCACATCCTGACCCGTCACCCCGGCACCGGCCTGGAAAAGTGCATCGGCTGCTCGCTGTGCGCCGCCGCTTGCCCCTCCTACGCTATCTATGTGGAGGCCGCCGAGAACGATCCGGCCAACCCGACCTCACCGGGTGAGCGCTACGCCAGCGTCTACGAGATCAACATGCTGCGCTGCATTTTCTGCGGGATGTGCGAGGAAGCTTGTCCAACCGGCGCAGTGGTGATGGGCAATGAATTCGAAATGGCCGATTACCGTTACCGCGATTTCGTCTATGCCAAAGAAGACATGCTGGTGGGTGTGGAAGGCAGCATTCCGCAGCGCCGCGAAGCCGCCCAAAAAAACCAACCGGTGCGGGTGGGCTTCAAGGTGGAAGGCGGGCCGCGTGCCGAGCTGGAAGGAGTCAAGTACCCAACATGA